Within the Gossypium raimondii isolate GPD5lz chromosome 12, ASM2569854v1, whole genome shotgun sequence genome, the region gtttgtttctCGAGAAAAATTTCTTGATTCTGGCTGAGAACTGAGATAGGATCatgtagaaaattttttggTCTACTTAAAAGTTTCTTATTAGGGAAGCATATTAAATTTCAGGATTCTTTAGCAGAACAGATTGCTGATACTGGACAAGAAGATGACAACATCCAGCCGTCAAATAGAGAGGAATCAACTAATCCAGAGACTTCGCCGGAGCCTAATGTAAACCCGAAAACTCCCTCTATTGACGAAGAAACCGGAAAATCGAAGACCGGAAAGACTGATAAAGAACAGAGTGATGGTAGCAAATCACAGGAGAAAACACTTAAAAAGCCAGATCAAATACTTCCATGCCCCCGCTGCAATAGCATGGATACAAAGTTTTGCTACTACAATAATTACAACATCAATCAACCTCGTCATTTCTGCAAAGCCTGTCAAAGATACTGGACTGCAGGTGGTACGATGAGAAACGTTCCGGTAGGAGCTGGTCGTCGTAAGAATAAGAACTCTGCCTCGCATTACCGACACATCTCCATTTCGGAGGCTCTTCAAGCAGCTCGAATCGATGCTCCTAATGCAGCACATCACCCTGCCTTGAAAAGCAATGGAAGGGTCCTTAGCTTTGGCATAGATGCACCCATTTGTGATTCCATGGCCTCTGTCTTAAACCTTGGGGAGAAAAAGGTTTTGAATGGTGCCCGAAATGGATTTCATGGTCTTGAAGAACAAAGAGTTTCGGTTCCAAACAGAAGGGAAAACGGTGATGATTGCTCGAGTGGATCTTCTATCACGGTTTCAAACTCAATGGAGGAAGGTGGTAGAAGTTGCATTCAGGAAAATAGGATGGGCAACATTAATGGCTTCCCTTCACCAATTCCTTGTTTACCTGGTGTTCCTTGGCCTTATCCATGGAATTCCGCGGTGCCTCCACCGGCATTTTGCCCATCCGGATTTCCCATGTCATTCTATCCTGCTGCAGCCTATTGGAACTGTGGGATTCCCGGCACTTGGAACGTGCCTTGGTTGTCTCCTCAGTCATCATCCACTTCTTCAAACCACACGGCTCCAACTTCAGGTCCAAATTCGCCGACGTTGGGCAAACATTCTAGGGAAGGGGACATGGCCAAACTAGATGATTcagaaaaacaaaaggcaaCTAAACAGAAGAACGGATGCGTTCTGGTTCCGAAAACTTTAAGGATCGATGATCCGAGTGAAGCTGCAAAAAGTTCCATATGGGCGACACTTGGGATTAAGAACGAATCACTTAGTGGGGGAGGGCTTTTCAAGGCTTTCCATCCAAAGAGTGATGAAAAGAATCATGTAGCTGAAGCATCACCAGTATTGAGAGCAAACCCTGCAGCCTTGTCTAGATCCCTCAACTTCCATGAGAGGTCTTGAAAGCTAGGTTCTTGATATATAGGCCATAAACACTTGTAAAGCACTTACCGGGATCGTCTCATTGGGAGCTAGACAGCTGCTGCCCAGGACAAAGACCGGAGGCGGGCATGGGAAAGGGAAGGAAAAAGGAGGGTTTAGTCCAATTTTCCCCCACTAGGATGATGAGAAAAGCTCAGGGAAAACTGATTTCTCTTGTTGTAACAGTACAATAAACAGTAAAGATACGGGTTTAGATTTTATACTTAGCGCTTGCTCAGTTTGTATTCATGTATATATCTCTATATATGTAAAATACCATAGTATTGGAGAACTATATCTTTAGATGTATTGAACTAAATTTTCATACTGAAACTCAAGAGTGGAAGTCTTTTTCCTCATTTTCTCTAGGCCAAAAGTTGAATATACCCGTATCAGATGAAATTCATTTAAGTGAAGGAGCAAAAAGCAGCCATGTAAGAGAGTAGTATTGTGAAGCAAAAGATGGAATTTCATTCCAAGGACCACCTTTATGTTGAAGATAAGCTTGAATATTTTATTCGAAAACAAGCCAAGTGACTTTCCTTTTCACTGGCCAATGGAATCCAAACAACTTGCACAGAAAAGGCAAATACCTGCTGAGCTGAAGTTCcctcatataaaattattattatgctgcatttcctctttctttttttttttttgttctttttcaaaatccacTTTTAATAATGAAAGTAAAACCAACCTCAAAATCTTAAAAGTTTTGCAGAATGAAGTGTGCCACTTTTAGTTGAAGATTTAAGAAccctaatatttacaaaatgaaaaatgccCTATAGTTATAAAAGTAAGAAGAAAGCAGACAGATAGATTACTTAATGGTAACAACAAAGTGGGGTGGATGGGGCAAATAGATATTTAGAAGGAAAGCAGGAAACAGAAGCCACATGATGAGTTGAGTTATGAAACACTATTCCACGATATCCTTTTGTCTTTCTTCCTACTTTTTGCTttccttttttactttttctagGAAAGCTGTCGCCCGTTGCTTTTCATCCATATGTctttatcaatttataaatataattgttgtTTTGAATTGAGAACCAATgctatcatcaaaattttattaaattaatccttaatcaaattaaagactaatattggaaaaataatcaattttaaatactattaaaatacCAATTACaatcaaagaaaattaatataattaataatatttatttctatcaatataaaaataaaagattattgGGATTATAAgctctcaaactttttcaaaaagtaAATCAATTAAGTTCTTCCGATTCTTTTGCACTCAATAAAGTCCAtgaactaataaaaatatattttttaaaataagtacaCAATGTATAtgaacattaaaattatatttattttaaaataaatcaaaaatgaTCATGAacaatttatatcataaaatcacgattgatattttttttatatattttgcctctcattttcaatttttgtaagttatattactcaaataatttaatcaaaatgagaaaaataaaattttaataaattatttttatatatttttaatggttttaataaatttattttttatttttaaaaaatttgtggcttttaattaatttctatttttatcaattttaatcatattttatattcttatttttttatattttagaatgaatctagacaaatgAGTGTCCAAATTCATTGTGCacttactttaaaaataattttatttgaatgataaaatcattattgaaatttaaattaaacattcaaattgaTTCTAACtacctaatttatttaatcagaAGAATTTAttcattagtttattttttcgagataaatattaaatttatacattaactttGTTTCAATGTACAAATTGATAAATGAATTTTGACTTAttgcaattatacacatgaaacttgaattgtagttcatatgtatacatgacattttgattttgattatgattaaatcgtataaattttaaagaaatgaatatataCATTATGAGCGTAAAATTGTGCTAATTTGACAATATTTATAGTGATTTCGAAAATTcactcaaattaaaattaatgcacgacattgcatattaaattaaaattcatgtatattattctttctttcaaaactcagttgattatatataaattttactaatttacatatatatatatacactattTTATTTGTGATATGCTAACATGTATCCTATACCATAAAGAAAAGATATAGTAGAACTAAGGTTAATTAGGTGAGTCATAGGTTTTTAATGTGTAgagacaaaaattaaattttatttgtataaacttaaaattaacaacatctgaaaactaaataaaaaaattaaatggtatttaaggaattaaaattttgtttacaaTGGTTAACAGGTAAATTGTAGGAGGAGATCCAAACCTCCATAATGACCTCTCCAGCACTATTGGTAGCACTACTGAGCCTAAGCTACAGTggaatcataaatatttaagtgaATGCACATGAGATGTTTCTCTATTATAGGATTTGACTAAattcttctctctttttataaaataaattaaatattattaaaaataattaaataatgttaaattcaaatacaactaacattttatattaaaaatttcatcattatttgtttttaaaattactataaaaatcaatgaaattaattaattgttttaagcTATTagaaaacattaaatatataaataaaataatttttaaaaaaatataaataaattatgagttaATATTTGATGCATCGTCGATGTATAGATCTCATGCACCAtcgatt harbors:
- the LOC105764653 gene encoding cyclic dof factor 3 → MQESKDPGIKLFGKKIHLPADGEISTLSVDEFDKAQCGNRVVDDEDFEEFDDDDDDDGGGDGDEEEDEQKDKTEQDSLAEQIADTGQEDDNIQPSNREESTNPETSPEPNVNPKTPSIDEETGKSKTGKTDKEQSDGSKSQEKTLKKPDQILPCPRCNSMDTKFCYYNNYNINQPRHFCKACQRYWTAGGTMRNVPVGAGRRKNKNSASHYRHISISEALQAARIDAPNAAHHPALKSNGRVLSFGIDAPICDSMASVLNLGEKKVLNGARNGFHGLEEQRVSVPNRRENGDDCSSGSSITVSNSMEEGGRSCIQENRMGNINGFPSPIPCLPGVPWPYPWNSAVPPPAFCPSGFPMSFYPAAAYWNCGIPGTWNVPWLSPQSSSTSSNHTAPTSGPNSPTLGKHSREGDMAKLDDSEKQKATKQKNGCVLVPKTLRIDDPSEAAKSSIWATLGIKNESLSGGGLFKAFHPKSDEKNHVAEASPVLRANPAALSRSLNFHERS